Proteins co-encoded in one Alphaproteobacteria bacterium PA2 genomic window:
- a CDS encoding thioesterase → MSDDLTEGQTAVIPDGYVINLWQRGFGRTVGPFYSKRDSNNDEVMAFRVEEHHANGMNNCHGGMLMSFADMAWGRVISNKKEIGWVTVRLLTDFLSGAHMGDWVEGDSEIISEHDDIFTVRGRIWCGDRTLMTGTGVYKGIRSIQRKPGEREPKG, encoded by the coding sequence ATGTCCGATGATCTTACAGAAGGCCAGACGGCCGTCATTCCCGACGGATACGTCATCAACCTGTGGCAGCGCGGGTTTGGCCGGACCGTGGGACCGTTTTATTCCAAGCGGGATTCGAACAATGACGAGGTCATGGCCTTCCGGGTCGAAGAGCACCATGCCAACGGCATGAACAACTGCCATGGCGGCATGCTGATGAGCTTTGCCGACATGGCCTGGGGCCGGGTCATTTCGAACAAGAAGGAGATCGGCTGGGTTACAGTCCGGTTGCTGACCGATTTCCTGTCAGGCGCCCACATGGGCGACTGGGTGGAAGGCGACAGCGAGATCATTTCCGAACACGACGACATTTTCACTGTCCGGGGCCGAATTTGGTGTGGCGATCGCACCCTCATGACCGGCACGGGCGTTTACAAGGGCATTCGTTCGATCCAGCGCAAGCCGGGCGAACGCGAGCCGAAAGGATAG
- a CDS encoding alpha/beta hydrolase, producing MALDPAIKEGAPVGYDDRPIHSEPGALPPEVQAPLAPFQGNEPDAPKWFTDAIAQEPERSFVTSLGTQIEVLTWGEIGKPGLLLAHGNSAHADWWSFIAPYLAQDYRVASMSLAGMGASDWRENYAFQDFAEDAEAVAQAAGLYEGGGKPIYIGHSFGGSQVFFAAARHPDRMSAAILVDTGFGGPPPDSEEGKRMAERVRNIPTADRAQKVYPTLQAALARFRFMPPQAAGNLFVADFIARRSLKKAPMEDGSGEGWTWRFDPNMWNKLDRSLMSGLMDGAPPQVTIPLAHIFGDRSVVMSRRASSQASPLPDHTLEIAIPDSAHHVMVDQPLALVAALRGLLSSWPPRS from the coding sequence ATGGCACTCGATCCCGCGATCAAGGAAGGCGCGCCTGTCGGATATGACGACCGCCCCATCCACTCCGAACCCGGCGCCCTGCCGCCAGAGGTCCAGGCCCCCTTGGCGCCGTTTCAGGGCAATGAGCCCGACGCGCCCAAGTGGTTCACGGACGCCATAGCCCAGGAGCCCGAGCGGTCCTTCGTGACCTCGCTTGGCACCCAGATCGAGGTTCTGACCTGGGGCGAGATCGGCAAGCCTGGCCTGCTGCTGGCCCATGGAAATTCCGCCCACGCCGACTGGTGGAGCTTCATCGCCCCCTATCTGGCCCAGGACTACCGGGTCGCCTCCATGTCCCTGGCCGGCATGGGCGCCTCGGACTGGCGCGAAAACTATGCCTTCCAGGATTTCGCCGAGGACGCCGAGGCTGTCGCCCAGGCCGCGGGCCTTTATGAGGGCGGGGGAAAGCCGATCTATATCGGCCACTCCTTCGGCGGTTCCCAGGTGTTCTTCGCCGCCGCCCGGCATCCTGATCGCATGAGCGCCGCCATCCTGGTCGACACCGGCTTTGGCGGACCGCCGCCGGACTCCGAAGAGGGCAAGCGGATGGCCGAACGGGTCCGCAACATTCCCACCGCCGACCGCGCCCAGAAGGTCTATCCGACCCTGCAGGCGGCCCTGGCCCGGTTCCGGTTCATGCCGCCCCAGGCCGCGGGAAACCTGTTCGTCGCCGATTTCATCGCCCGCCGTTCGCTCAAGAAGGCGCCTATGGAAGACGGCTCCGGCGAGGGCTGGACCTGGCGGTTTGACCCCAACATGTGGAACAAGCTGGACCGCTCCCTGATGAGCGGTCTGATGGACGGCGCGCCGCCCCAGGTGACCATTCCCCTGGCCCACATCTTCGGGGACCGTTCCGTGGTCATGTCCCGGCGGGCTTCCAGCCAGGCTTCGCCCCTGCCGGATCACACCCTGGAAATCGCCATCCCCGATTCGGCCCACCATGTGATGGTCGATCAGCCCCTGGCCCTGGTGGCCGCTTTGCGCGGGCTTTTGTCCTCCTGGCCGCCCAGGTCTTAA